A window of Tripterygium wilfordii isolate XIE 37 chromosome 7, ASM1340144v1, whole genome shotgun sequence contains these coding sequences:
- the LOC120001570 gene encoding probable glucuronoxylan glucuronosyltransferase IRX7 encodes MVELRNSSNNRGFYVRMRLSHKQARQQEKNTLFKYYKWVLWFFLTLYFFTSYLISHKPNPISKPHVVTSKSAMAFRALVDSTNSTFSKYPRRDNNDDPLKGLKIYVYDLPSKYNSDWLSNERCSNHLFASEVAIHKALLNSDVRSFDPYEADFFFVPVYVSCNFSTVNGFPAIGHARSLLASAVEIISSIHPFWNRSRGSDHVFVASHDYGACFHAMEDRAIADGIPEFMKNSIILQTFGVKYKHPCQDVENVVIPPYISPVSVQNTLEKAPANGRRDIWVFFRGKMEVNPKNVSGRYYSKKVRTVIWRKYSSDRRFYLQRHRYAGYQSEIVRSVFCLCPLGWAPWSPRLVESVVLGCVPVIIADGIRLPFPTAVRWSQISLTVAEKDVGKLSSILEHVGATNLTAIQRNLWDPATRRALLFNDTIQEGDATWQILHALAKRLDRSVGVSSQ; translated from the exons ATGGTGGAGCTGCGGAATTCCTCCAACAACAGGGGGTTCTATGTGAGGATGAGGCTTTCGCACAAGCAGGCCAGACAACAAGAGAAGAACACATTATTCAAATATTACAAATGGGTTCTCTGGTTCTTTCTGACTCTCTATTTCTTCACTTCTTACCTCATCAGTCACAAACCCAACCCTATCTCTAAACCTCATGTTGTTACCTCCAAATCAGCTATGGCCTTTCGTGCCCTCGTCGATTCCACCAATTCAACATTCTCTAAATATCCCAGGAGAGACAATAATGACG ACCCGTTAAAGGGGTTGAAGATATATGTCTATGATTTGCCGTCCAAATATAACTCAGATTGGCTCTCTAATGAGCGATGCAGCAACCATTTATTCGCTTCGGAGGTTGCCATTCACAAGGCTCTGTTAAACAGCGATGTACGGTCTTTTGATCCTTACGAGGCAGATTTCTTCTTTGTTCCCGTTTATGTGTCCTGCAATTTCAGCACCGTTAATGGGTTCCCAGCGATCGGTCACGCTAGGTCTCTTCTAGCCTCTGCTGTTGAAATAATCTCCTCCATCCACCCGTTTTGGAATCGGAGTCGTGGGTCCGACCACGTGTTTGTTGCCTCACATGACTACGGCGCCTGCTTCCACGCAATG GAGGACAGAGCTATTGCGGATGGGATACCAGAATTCATGAAGAACTCGATCATACTACAGACGTTCGGTGTCAAATATAAACACCCTTGTCAGGACGTGGAGAATGTCGTGATACCTCCTTATATATCGCCGGTGAGTGTCCAGAATACATTGGAGAAAGCGCCGGCGAACGGACGGCGAGACATTTGGGTGTTTTTCAGGGGAAAGATGGAAGTAAACCCCAAGAACGTTAGTGGACGTTATTACAGCAA GAAAGTGAGGACGGTGATATGGAGAAAGTACAGCAGTGACCGGAGGTTTTATCTTCAGCGGCACAGGTACGCCGGTTACCAGTCGGAGATAGTACGGTCCGTGTTCTGTTTGTGTCCTCTGGGGTGGGCCCCGTGGAGCCCGAGGCTGGTAGAATCAGTTGTTTTAGGGTGTGTGCCGGTCATAATTGCTGATGGTATCCGGCTGCCCTTCCCTACCGCTGTACGGTGGTCTCAAATATCCCTGACGGTGGCGGAGAAGGATGTGGGTAAGCTTAGTAGTATACTTGAACATGTAGGGGCAACCAATCTCACCGCAATACAAAGGAACCTCTGGGACCCAGCGACACGGCGGGCCCTTCTGTTTAATGATACGATCCAAGAAGGAGATGCCACCTGGCAGATCCTACATGCCTTGGCGAAGAGGCTTGATAGGTCAGTGGGGGTCTCTAGCCAATAA
- the LOC120001582 gene encoding uncharacterized protein LOC120001582: MKSIKYDRCVHQSLIVNLNCLSNETSAQFHEVECDTSLKWSNRVPNTQFIEVGQSMASSGMLLLSCLIISLPPCLPDIQWYASNRLLGHPWLPGLRSFKKSKLYTWHK, translated from the exons ATGAAATCTATAAAATATGACAGATGTGTGCATCAATCTCTCATTGTAAATTTGAATTGCTTGTCAAACGAAACCAGTGCACAATTTCATGAAGTG GAGTGTGACACAAGCTTGAAATGGTCAAATAG GGTCCCAAATACACAGTTCATAGAAGTGGGACAATCCATGGCATCCAGTGGTATGCTTCTACTCTCTTGTTTAAttatctctctccctccctgtctccc TGACATCCAGTGGTATG CTAGTAATCGGTTGTTAGGGCATCCCTGGTTGCCAGGATTGAGATCATTTAAAAAATCCAAACTATATACCTGGCACAAATAG